The Mycobacteriales bacterium genomic sequence CAGGTGCTGTCCGGGCCCTACTGCACGATGCTGCTCGCCGACATGGGCGCCGACGTCGTGAAGATCGAGCCGCCCGCCGGTGACGCCACCCGGCAGTGGGGTCCGTTCCTGCGCGAGGACGAGGAGCGGTCCTTTGGCGGCTACTTCCAGAGCGTCAACCGCAACAAGCGCGGCATCGTGCTCGACCTCAAGACCGACGACGGTCGCGAGGTGCTGCTCGAGATGCTGAGCCGGGCCGATGTCCTCGTCGAGAACTTCCGCGTCGGGGTGATGGACCGGCTCGGCCTGGCGTGGGAGACGCTGCACGACCGCTTCCCGCGACTGGTCTATGCCGCCATCCGCGGCTTCGGCGACCCGCGCACCGGCGTGAGCCCCTACGTCGACTGGCCTGCGTTCGACATCGTGGCGCAGGGTATGGGCGGCCTCGTCGGCACGACCGGCAGCGACCCGGAGCACCCCGTGAAGACCGGCCCCGCGACCGGCGACGTCTGGCCTGCCGTGCTGCTCACGGTCGGGCTGCTCGCCGCCGTACGCCAGGCGGAGCGCACCGGGGTCGGCGACTTCGTCGACGTCGGCATGTACGACGGGATCATGTCGCTGTCCGAGCGCGCGATCTACCTGCAGACCTACACCGGCATCGACCCGCAGCCCCAGGGCAACACGCATCCCATGCTCGCGCCGTACGGCATCTTCCCGACGGTCGACGGATGGGTCAGCGTCGCTGCCCCGACCGACAACCACTGGCGGGCGCTGGCCCGGCTGATCGGTCGACCGGAGCTGGCCGGCGACCCGCGGTTCGCGACCAACGAGGCGCGGTTCGCGCGCAGCGCCGAGACGATCGGGCTGGTCGAGGCCTGGACGTCGGCGCGCACGACGGCGCAGGTCGTCGAGACGCTGGCGGGGCAGGTGCCGTGCGGTCCGGTCAACAAGGCCTCCGACATCGTGACCGATCCGCACGTCGCGGCGCGGCGGATGCTCGTCGACCTGCCGCAGCCGGGAGCCGACCGCAGCGTCGGGGTGGCCGGGGCGCCGGTGAAGTTCCTGGGCGCCGGGGAGCCGGCCTTCCGCCGCGCGCCGCGGCTGGGCGAGCACACCGACGAGGTCCTCGCCGGCCTCGGCTACGACGCCGCCCGCATCGCCGCGATGAGGACGGCCGGCGCCGTGCGCTGACACACTGCTCGGGTGCCTGAGCTGCCCGAGGTGCAGGCGCTCGCCGACTTCCTGGGCGAGCAGGCCACCGGTCGCGCGGTCGCCCGGGTCGACGTCGCCGCGGTCAGCGTGCTGAAGACCTACGACCCGCCGATCACGGCCGTCCAAGGGCTGGAGGTGCGCGGCACGCGACGGCACGGCAAGTTCCTCGACCTCGACGTCGACGGCGTCCACCTCGTCGTGCACCTCGCCCGCGCCGGCTGGCTGCAGTGGCGCGACCAGCTACCCCCCGCGCCGCCGCGACCCGGCAAGGGCCCGCTCGCACTGCGAGTGCACCTCGACGACGGCAGCGGGTTCGACCTGACCGAGGCCGGCACCCGCAAGGGCCTCGCGGTCTACTGCGTGCGCAACCCCGCCGACATACCCGGCATCGCCCGCCTCGGCATCGACCCGTTCGACCCGGCCTTCACGGTCGAGAAGCTTGCCTCGTTGCTGCACGATGCCGGCCGGGCACAGGTGAAGCGCGTGCTGCGGGACCAGGCGGTCATCGCCGGCATCGGCAACGCCTACTCCGACGAGGTGCTGCACGCGGCGAAGCTGTCGCCGTTCAGGCCGGCGGCCAACCTGACCGCCGAGGAGATCGCCACCCTGCACGCGGCGATCGGCGAGGTGCTGCGCGACGCCGTCGAGCGGGCCCGCGGGCTGGCGGCCGCGGAGCTCAAGGCCGAGAAGAAGCTCGGCATGCGGGTACACGGCCGCGCGGGGCAGGCGTGCCCGGTGTGCGGCGACACCGTGCGCGAGGTGTCGTTCGCCGACTCGGCCCTGCAGTACTGCCCGGCCTGCCAGACCGGCGGCAAGCCGCTGGCCGACCGGCGCATGTCGCGGCTGCTGCGCTGACGGAGACGTACGCCGATCGGCGCCGGCTCGCCGGGCGCTCGGGGCAGGCATAGAGTCGGACCCGTCGCGGGAGCTCGGACCGACCGGGCTGAGAGGGCGGCTGGGTGCGCCGGCGCACAACACCGGAGCAACAGCAAGGGCCGCCGACCGC encodes the following:
- a CDS encoding CoA transferase yields the protein QVLSGPYCTMLLADMGADVVKIEPPAGDATRQWGPFLREDEERSFGGYFQSVNRNKRGIVLDLKTDDGREVLLEMLSRADVLVENFRVGVMDRLGLAWETLHDRFPRLVYAAIRGFGDPRTGVSPYVDWPAFDIVAQGMGGLVGTTGSDPEHPVKTGPATGDVWPAVLLTVGLLAAVRQAERTGVGDFVDVGMYDGIMSLSERAIYLQTYTGIDPQPQGNTHPMLAPYGIFPTVDGWVSVAAPTDNHWRALARLIGRPELAGDPRFATNEARFARSAETIGLVEAWTSARTTAQVVETLAGQVPCGPVNKASDIVTDPHVAARRMLVDLPQPGADRSVGVAGAPVKFLGAGEPAFRRAPRLGEHTDEVLAGLGYDAARIAAMRTAGAVR
- a CDS encoding DNA-formamidopyrimidine glycosylase family protein, encoding MPELPEVQALADFLGEQATGRAVARVDVAAVSVLKTYDPPITAVQGLEVRGTRRHGKFLDLDVDGVHLVVHLARAGWLQWRDQLPPAPPRPGKGPLALRVHLDDGSGFDLTEAGTRKGLAVYCVRNPADIPGIARLGIDPFDPAFTVEKLASLLHDAGRAQVKRVLRDQAVIAGIGNAYSDEVLHAAKLSPFRPAANLTAEEIATLHAAIGEVLRDAVERARGLAAAELKAEKKLGMRVHGRAGQACPVCGDTVREVSFADSALQYCPACQTGGKPLADRRMSRLLR